One part of the Mya arenaria isolate MELC-2E11 chromosome 3, ASM2691426v1 genome encodes these proteins:
- the LOC128228633 gene encoding uncharacterized protein LOC128228633: MFYSGISLATYREAIKNEAGLTFVCRPCLQPSTTVEDEDADMPTLERTMLVEELGQHCAEGFVCDFEKVVWLAVREVFPGKEMKGCAFHLSQAVWRHVQSVGLAKTYRRRVGVFNFVRMLLALQFLPASHIRRAFDKLAETATTEATRALTSYIERQWMMNPIFAVEVWSVFRQTIRTNNDVEGWHNRLNQKAGGSGLGFYRLVPVLRREAELVQMSVESENLERRGNVRCLRQDNTIRTLADDYLNGDMRTSEYLGRIGDVYRLRM; the protein is encoded by the exons atgttttattcaggAATTTCCCTTGCTACGTATCGGGAGGCAATAAAGAATGAGGCGGGGTTGACGTTTGTGTGCCGTCCGTGTCTGCAGCCATCCACTACAGTTGAAGATGAAGATGCCGACATGCCGACGCTAGAACGGACG ATGCTAGTGGAAGAGTTAGGCCAGCATTGCGCCGAGGGATTTGTTTGTGACTTCGAGAAAG TTGTCTGGCTGGCGGTCAGGGAGGTATTTCCTGGAAAGGAGATGAAAGGGTGCGCCTTTCATTTGTCCCAAGCGGTTTGGCGACATGTACAGAGCGTGGGCCTAGCTAAGACCTATCGTCGTAGAGTCGGCGTATTCAACTTCGTAAGAATGCTGCTGGCCCTGCAGTTCCTGCCTGCCAGTCATATCCGCCGTGCCTTTGATAAACTGGCAGAGACAGCGACAACTGAAGCCACCCGTGCGCTCACTTCCTACATCGAGAGGCAATGGATGATGAATCCCATCTTTGCGGTGGAGGTTTGGTCTGTCTTCAGACAGACCATTCGCACCAACAACGATGTCGAAG GGTGGCACAACCGTCTTAATCAGAAAGCTGGAGGGAGTGGGCTAGGATTCTACAGGCTCGTGCCAGTTCTTCGCCGAGAGGCCGAACTCGTGCAGATGTCTGTAGAGTCGGAGAACTTGGAGCGAAGAGGCAACGTCCGTTGTCTGCGTCAAGACAATACCATCAGGACGCTCGCAGACGACTACTTGAATGGAGACATGAGGACTTCGGAATATCTTGGAAGGATTGGAGATGTATATCGGCTGCGTATGTGA